Proteins co-encoded in one Streptomyces sp. NBC_01283 genomic window:
- a CDS encoding aspartate kinase: MASAPSTHQRPTLDQRPARVLKFGGTSMGTTPEQLARIARIVAAAHRHSNVVAVVSARGDSTDRLIDEARSAVAVPPSRELDQLMATGEARSAALLAMALHELRIPAVSLLGAQAGFTVSGEHTNGRIEKLDTTRLRQTLSHGQVAVVAGFQGLTADGDVITLGRGGSDTSAVALAVALGAAACEIYTDVDGVFSADPRIVPQARLIPVVRNSVMSEMAYAGARVLHTRSVELAGRAGVALHVRSTFSRSPGTVVVSEQEGEPVMLETEDRVAAVSHEPGNARITIVSASPEAPLPGTEVLALLADASVPIDVMTRFTDRAQRHGWDFTVPAKDIDTVTSLLATLPCRVAVDPAVAKVSVVGSGLLSDPRTLGRLLNTLLAEGIDPLSLATSQSRISATVAEPDCSRAVAALHAEFVSAPDLHESIGSTAVTVGSSV; the protein is encoded by the coding sequence GTGGCATCCGCACCCTCCACCCATCAGCGCCCCACCCTCGACCAGCGCCCGGCTCGCGTACTCAAGTTCGGCGGGACCTCGATGGGAACCACCCCCGAGCAGCTCGCACGGATCGCGCGCATCGTTGCCGCAGCCCACCGGCACAGCAACGTCGTGGCCGTCGTCTCCGCCCGCGGCGATTCCACCGACCGGCTCATCGACGAGGCACGTTCGGCCGTCGCCGTGCCGCCGAGCCGCGAACTCGACCAGTTGATGGCCACGGGAGAAGCCCGCTCGGCCGCCCTGCTGGCGATGGCACTGCACGAACTGCGCATCCCCGCGGTGTCATTGCTGGGAGCGCAGGCCGGATTCACCGTGTCCGGCGAGCACACCAACGGGCGCATCGAAAAGCTGGACACCACACGGCTGCGCCAGACGCTGTCCCATGGGCAAGTGGCCGTCGTGGCCGGCTTCCAGGGCCTGACCGCGGACGGCGATGTCATCACCCTGGGCCGGGGCGGCTCCGATACGTCGGCCGTGGCTCTGGCCGTCGCACTCGGCGCCGCGGCCTGCGAGATATACACCGACGTCGACGGCGTCTTCTCGGCAGACCCGCGCATCGTGCCGCAGGCTCGGCTGATTCCGGTCGTCCGCAACAGCGTCATGTCGGAGATGGCCTATGCCGGAGCCCGGGTACTGCACACGCGCTCGGTGGAACTGGCCGGCCGCGCGGGCGTCGCCCTGCACGTACGGAGCACCTTCAGCCGCAGCCCGGGGACCGTCGTGGTCTCCGAACAGGAAGGAGAACCCGTCATGTTGGAAACCGAGGACCGTGTGGCAGCGGTGTCCCACGAGCCGGGGAACGCCCGGATCACGATCGTGAGCGCCTCTCCCGAGGCCCCACTGCCGGGGACCGAAGTTCTGGCCCTGCTGGCCGACGCGTCGGTGCCGATCGACGTGATGACCAGGTTCACCGACAGGGCGCAGCGGCACGGGTGGGACTTCACGGTGCCGGCCAAGGACATCGACACCGTGACCAGCCTGCTCGCGACCCTGCCCTGCCGGGTCGCGGTCGACCCCGCCGTGGCCAAGGTGTCGGTCGTCGGCTCCGGTCTGCTCAGCGACCCCCGAACCCTGGGCCGCCTGCTGAACACGCTGCTCGCCGAGGGGATCGACCCCCTGTCCCTGGCCACCTCGCAGAGCCGGATCTCCGCGACGGTCGCCGAACCCGACTGCTCCCGCGCGGTGGCGGCCCTGCACGCGGAGTTCGTGTCCGCACCCGACCTGCACGAGTCGATCGGATCGACGGCCGTCACCGTCGGTTCATCCGTTTGA
- a CDS encoding MBL fold metallo-hydrolase: MTEPDLLRAGHHLRVLRQSRTTGNADGVFAYIPPDEGWCQNNAGIITGPEGVTVIDTVATEARTQALRASMEALRAGPVRKVVSTHHHGGPISRNGAFPEATVIAHSLTRSEMAETEPAPTELWPGAGRGDVRPVLPSVTFDERLTLYSGERRIELVFCGPAHTTNDVVVWLPGDRVLFTGDVVLAGAAPCTVMGSVEGALAAIRTLRAFGARTVVCGRGPIRGAKVFDETEAYLRWIQIVAMEGWQQGLTPLETARRTGTGRFCHLTRAERIVGNLHRAYAELEGGALGRPLELPQIFREMAEFNHMASPPLP, from the coding sequence ATGACCGAGCCGGATCTGCTCCGCGCCGGGCACCACCTGCGGGTACTGCGACAGTCGCGCACGACGGGTAACGCCGACGGGGTGTTCGCCTACATCCCACCCGACGAGGGCTGGTGCCAGAACAACGCGGGCATCATCACGGGCCCCGAGGGGGTCACGGTCATCGACACGGTCGCGACCGAAGCACGCACGCAGGCCCTGCGCGCCTCCATGGAAGCCCTGCGCGCGGGACCCGTCCGCAAGGTCGTCAGCACACACCATCACGGCGGCCCCATCTCCCGCAACGGTGCCTTCCCCGAGGCGACCGTCATCGCGCATTCGCTGACGCGCAGCGAGATGGCGGAGACAGAACCCGCTCCGACGGAGCTGTGGCCTGGCGCCGGCCGGGGCGACGTGCGTCCCGTTCTGCCCTCGGTCACTTTCGACGAGCGCCTCACCCTGTACAGCGGGGAGCGACGCATCGAGCTCGTCTTCTGCGGGCCCGCGCACACCACCAACGACGTGGTGGTGTGGCTGCCGGGAGACCGGGTGCTGTTCACCGGCGACGTGGTGCTGGCGGGGGCGGCCCCGTGCACGGTGATGGGCTCCGTGGAAGGGGCGTTGGCGGCCATCAGGACCCTGCGGGCCTTCGGCGCCCGTACGGTCGTCTGCGGGCGCGGTCCCATCCGGGGCGCGAAGGTCTTCGACGAGACGGAGGCCTACCTGCGGTGGATCCAGATCGTCGCGATGGAGGGCTGGCAGCAAGGCCTGACACCGCTGGAGACCGCCAGGAGGACAGGGACGGGCCGCTTCTGCCACCTGACCCGCGCCGAGCGCATCGTGGGCAACCTCCACCGGGCCTACGCCGAACTCGAGGGCGGCGCCTTGGGCCGGCCCCTGGAACTGCCCCAGATCTTCCGGGAGATGGCGGAGTTCAACCACATGGCGTCACCACCGCTTCCCTGA
- a CDS encoding aspartyl/asparaginyl beta-hydroxylase domain-containing protein: MSAGTIADAQAGIPDVVRLTPNFDVDSLVRDVQALRAEQAADWKLQKTFVTDDHLVETELDWHIMPLRSTGGDKARTDPGGPGLVSFADTSHTKLAPHLHAVMRAIPSPLRSVRLMALGPDTYGPDHFDNKYALTWGIARLHVPVITLPEAKLFFGQTPYVWEAGSLWFGNFARTHRIENSGRSHRVHFVLDVQVTEALFDLFPPEVRAELPFDKIMVNRDEQPLRPSALHQVAFEVPKSFTDWEEADGEFLIDQPTVPSEIRVQDGRLVLHYDGAPYAGLVHIGDNEFRFQGWTDERTVQVVDDGGQRRVVLRTRVGKQVRTLALPATPQSV, translated from the coding sequence GTGTCTGCTGGAACGATTGCGGATGCACAGGCCGGGATCCCCGATGTGGTTCGGCTCACGCCGAACTTCGACGTGGACTCCCTGGTACGCGACGTGCAGGCCCTGCGCGCGGAACAGGCCGCCGACTGGAAACTGCAGAAGACCTTCGTCACCGATGACCACCTGGTCGAGACCGAACTCGACTGGCACATCATGCCGCTGCGCAGCACAGGCGGGGACAAGGCGCGCACCGACCCGGGCGGACCGGGCCTGGTGTCGTTCGCCGACACCTCCCACACAAAACTCGCCCCGCACCTGCACGCGGTGATGCGAGCGATCCCGTCGCCGCTGCGCTCCGTGCGCCTGATGGCACTGGGCCCGGACACCTACGGCCCCGACCACTTCGACAACAAGTACGCGCTCACCTGGGGCATCGCCCGACTGCACGTACCGGTGATCACGCTGCCCGAGGCGAAACTGTTCTTCGGACAGACCCCGTACGTATGGGAAGCGGGCTCGCTCTGGTTCGGCAACTTCGCCCGCACCCACCGGATCGAGAACAGCGGCCGCAGCCACCGCGTGCACTTCGTGCTGGATGTGCAGGTGACCGAGGCGCTGTTCGATCTGTTCCCGCCGGAGGTCCGCGCCGAGCTGCCCTTCGACAAGATCATGGTCAACCGTGATGAGCAGCCGTTGCGGCCCTCGGCCCTGCACCAGGTCGCCTTCGAGGTACCGAAGTCCTTCACCGACTGGGAGGAGGCCGACGGCGAGTTCCTCATCGACCAGCCGACGGTCCCGTCCGAGATCAGGGTGCAGGACGGCCGTCTGGTGCTGCACTACGACGGAGCCCCCTACGCGGGCCTGGTGCACATCGGGGACAACGAATTCCGCTTTCAGGGATGGACCGACGAGCGCACCGTCCAGGTCGTCGACGACGGGGGGCAGCGACGGGTCGTGCTGCGTACCAGGGTCGGCAAGCAGGTCCGGACGCTGGCGCTCCCGGCGACGCCCCAGAGTGTGTGA
- a CDS encoding MFS transporter, which yields MVGVLLKSRLLLNGDFARFWLSQVLTSVASKSMTMVFPLLATISFAATPFEVGVVAAAQYVPVLVVTLFIGMWLDRRPRRPTLLFTDVAGGLALLIIPVLSGLDEFHLGMLYAVAFGFGSLVAIAEVCAQAYTPSLVRESELVAAIGRLEAVFTLVVVAAPGLGGLLMNWLGGSGAVLMGAVLYLIAALVLLSVNRREPPVVAPVTRERMVSEIAAGARLLLSIPVLRTLIGQAALFNFFEQAMLTLYTVYAASVVGVTPALLGLTVTLGAVGSMLGAVAAEQAERRWGLKRVVVASMAIASFAPVLIPLATDPTPLTVTIWSVSFVLYGFGLTVYNVFSTSTRQRLTPDHLRGRVAATTRLVAYGPLSAGTLLGGSLGSLFGAREGLWITVALLMAAFLHFVVAMKRTRIPDLRAEPELAK from the coding sequence GTGGTTGGAGTTCTGTTGAAGTCGCGCCTGTTGCTCAACGGGGATTTCGCTCGTTTCTGGCTGAGTCAGGTGCTGACCAGCGTCGCGTCGAAGAGCATGACGATGGTCTTCCCGCTGCTGGCGACGATCTCGTTCGCGGCCACGCCCTTCGAGGTGGGCGTGGTCGCCGCCGCCCAGTACGTGCCGGTGCTGGTGGTGACCCTCTTCATCGGAATGTGGCTGGACCGGCGACCACGGCGGCCCACGCTGCTGTTCACCGACGTGGCGGGCGGGCTGGCGCTGCTGATCATCCCGGTTCTCAGCGGGCTCGACGAGTTCCATCTCGGGATGCTGTACGCGGTCGCCTTCGGCTTCGGCTCACTCGTCGCCATCGCCGAGGTCTGTGCGCAGGCGTATACGCCGAGTCTGGTGCGCGAATCCGAACTGGTCGCCGCGATCGGGCGGCTCGAAGCGGTGTTCACGCTGGTCGTGGTCGCCGCACCCGGCCTGGGCGGGCTGCTCATGAACTGGCTGGGCGGCTCCGGCGCGGTTCTGATGGGGGCGGTGCTCTACCTGATCGCGGCGCTCGTCCTGCTCAGCGTGAACCGGCGCGAGCCGCCGGTCGTCGCGCCGGTGACTCGCGAACGCATGGTGAGCGAAATCGCCGCGGGCGCCCGGCTCCTGCTGTCCATACCCGTACTGCGGACGCTGATCGGGCAGGCCGCGCTGTTCAACTTCTTCGAGCAGGCGATGCTGACCCTGTACACCGTGTACGCGGCCTCCGTCGTCGGCGTCACGCCGGCGCTGCTCGGCCTGACCGTGACGCTCGGCGCCGTCGGTTCCATGCTGGGCGCGGTCGCCGCCGAGCAGGCTGAACGCAGGTGGGGGCTGAAGCGTGTCGTCGTGGCGAGCATGGCCATCGCATCGTTCGCGCCGGTGCTGATCCCGCTCGCCACGGATCCCACCCCGCTCACCGTGACGATCTGGTCCGTTTCCTTCGTTCTCTACGGATTCGGTCTGACCGTCTACAACGTCTTCAGCACCTCCACCCGCCAGAGGCTCACCCCGGACCATTTGCGTGGCCGCGTCGCGGCGACCACTCGCCTCGTCGCCTACGGGCCGCTCAGCGCCGGCACGCTGCTCGGGGGCAGCCTCGGCTCACTGTTCGGGGCGCGTGAAGGACTGTGGATCACGGTGGCCCTGCTGATGGCGGCTTTCCTGCACTTCGTCGTGGCGATGAAGCGCACCCGGATCCCGGACCTGCGGGCCGAACCGGAACTGGCGAAGTGA
- a CDS encoding LuxR C-terminal-related transcriptional regulator: protein MSHASVRVVIADEQRLLRESLCALLDTEPGIEVVGQTGQVADLLTLVARTRPDLVVLDVQMVPADDREAIATRLLHGIPACRVLVLSMLEQPRLVQRLLDLGIHGYLHKSVGYGSVVDAVCAQRGARSYQTVTLPLHRRSLRAAGSGPVTGSELSARELEVLTHAAAALSNRQIAVQLGIAEGTVKRHLSNIFEKLSAVSRLDAVNKASSMRLIHPGDTRAAHGLRVAT, encoded by the coding sequence ATGTCCCACGCATCCGTACGCGTTGTGATCGCAGACGAGCAGAGACTGCTGCGCGAATCTCTCTGCGCGTTGCTGGACACGGAGCCCGGCATCGAGGTCGTGGGCCAGACGGGCCAGGTGGCCGACTTGCTCACGCTGGTCGCACGGACCAGGCCCGACCTCGTGGTGCTCGATGTCCAGATGGTTCCGGCCGACGATCGCGAGGCGATCGCCACGCGTCTGCTGCACGGCATTCCGGCCTGCCGTGTGCTTGTGCTGTCCATGCTGGAGCAACCGCGCCTCGTGCAGCGGCTGTTGGACCTGGGCATCCACGGCTATCTGCACAAGAGCGTCGGCTACGGCAGCGTCGTCGACGCCGTGTGCGCGCAACGGGGGGCCCGTTCCTACCAGACGGTGACGCTGCCGCTGCACCGGCGGTCCTTGCGGGCCGCGGGCAGCGGCCCGGTGACCGGCTCGGAGCTGTCGGCGCGCGAGCTGGAGGTCCTCACCCACGCGGCAGCAGCCCTGAGCAACCGTCAGATCGCCGTGCAGCTGGGGATCGCGGAGGGCACCGTCAAACGGCACCTGAGCAACATCTTCGAGAAGCTCAGCGCGGTCAGCCGCCTGGACGCCGTCAACAAGGCCTCCTCGATGCGGCTCATCCACCCCGGCGACACGCGTGCGGCCCACGGTCTGCGCGTGGCGACATGA
- a CDS encoding fatty acid desaturase, translating into MRGHVDYDFSKVAPEIRKRLRPLGALDNWHAIRAILADYVGVAVAIWACLYISWWLYPLALLFIGSTQRAMVNLLHEASHKVLSRNPALNLTLGTVFSGYLVFHLYSPYRTSHIGFHHRYLGDPQKDPDYEFHRDLGLYDPAKSDARFFLENIALAVLGLRTASYVRYIVRDRIFYRGPGTNVSMPVGLGAERLMFAVQWVLITGACAATGTLHLLLLFWIVPLFTSAVAVGWLSELAEHYPMPESERAQLLMTRNRHGWALENYLLGRHHDNYHLVHHLNMSIPFWNMKRAHRILLDDPTYARWDALWGGIVTRAKNRAGAETVVTYAAKYRRWRRAGGDPQASSPTFAEVLTLAHTKPAEPAEPAGRHA; encoded by the coding sequence ATGCGAGGACACGTCGACTACGACTTCAGCAAGGTCGCCCCGGAGATCCGCAAGAGACTCCGGCCGCTGGGCGCACTCGACAACTGGCACGCGATCCGCGCGATCCTCGCGGACTACGTGGGTGTCGCCGTCGCGATCTGGGCGTGCCTGTACATCTCCTGGTGGCTGTACCCGCTGGCGTTGCTCTTCATCGGCTCGACCCAGCGCGCGATGGTCAACCTCCTGCACGAGGCGTCGCACAAGGTTCTCAGCCGCAATCCGGCGCTCAACCTGACCCTGGGGACGGTGTTCTCCGGCTATCTCGTCTTCCACCTGTACTCGCCCTACCGGACCAGCCACATCGGCTTCCACCACCGCTACCTGGGAGACCCGCAGAAGGACCCCGACTACGAGTTCCACCGGGATCTGGGCCTGTACGACCCGGCCAAGTCGGACGCCCGCTTCTTCCTGGAGAACATCGCGCTGGCCGTCCTGGGCCTGCGCACCGCCTCGTACGTCCGGTACATCGTGCGGGACCGGATCTTCTACCGGGGGCCGGGAACCAACGTCTCCATGCCGGTCGGCCTCGGCGCGGAACGGCTGATGTTCGCCGTGCAGTGGGTGCTGATCACGGGGGCCTGCGCCGCCACCGGAACGCTGCATCTGCTGCTGCTCTTCTGGATCGTGCCGCTGTTCACCAGCGCGGTCGCCGTGGGATGGCTCTCGGAACTCGCCGAGCACTACCCGATGCCCGAGAGCGAGCGCGCCCAGCTGCTGATGACGCGCAACCGCCATGGATGGGCCCTGGAGAACTACCTGCTCGGCAGGCACCACGACAACTACCACCTGGTGCACCACCTCAACATGAGCATCCCGTTCTGGAACATGAAGCGCGCCCACCGCATCCTGCTCGACGATCCCACCTACGCCCGCTGGGACGCCCTGTGGGGCGGCATCGTCACCCGCGCCAAGAACAGGGCCGGCGCGGAGACGGTCGTGACGTACGCCGCCAAGTACCGGCGCTGGCGCCGGGCCGGCGGGGACCCCCAGGCCTCTTCGCCCACCTTCGCCGAGGTGTTGACCCTCGCACACACCAAGCCCGCGGAGCCTGCGGAGCCTGCGGGGAGGCACGCATGA
- a CDS encoding peptidogalycan biosysnthesis protein, whose amino-acid sequence MSMTVNSCRTTGFGSPTEGLGKEEWDRLAGDHLYATSGWLDFCVDDPGGRTLTGNVHARLPGGTAAVPVTAVWEENNGFYQWSRLLDKAGLPAVSPQGLLVGPRRGYQTNLLISDGVERTEGASALVEELAGLRRRAVADRMFDHGDPDQIPCHGMFLTSADVRALRSAGVRAEPVLCAADAWIRTEGGDWDGWMRTLPSKRRGELIRRDQRRFDSANYHFIEKPLSECYEEAALMSQGTQARYGQPADVSVLAESLRVQAETMGEAARVLMCGREGEPPVGFLLFYRWGDATFLKGAGFHYDQLVGVAEYFNLVYYEPVRDALRHGRRWMHAGIASTDTKAMRGAEVRPLWMLDVFGDAAHNDAIRAYNAAQLRELTESSTAVAKAVVEDEWLEFC is encoded by the coding sequence ATGAGCATGACCGTGAACAGCTGCCGGACGACCGGCTTCGGCTCCCCGACCGAGGGGCTGGGCAAGGAGGAATGGGACCGGCTGGCGGGTGACCACCTCTATGCCACCAGCGGGTGGCTGGACTTCTGTGTCGATGACCCCGGGGGCCGCACGCTCACCGGCAACGTGCACGCCCGGCTGCCCGGCGGCACCGCTGCCGTTCCGGTCACCGCGGTGTGGGAGGAGAACAACGGGTTCTACCAATGGAGCCGGCTGCTGGACAAGGCGGGCCTGCCTGCGGTGAGCCCGCAAGGTCTCCTCGTCGGCCCGCGCCGTGGCTATCAGACGAACCTGCTGATCAGCGACGGGGTGGAGCGCACCGAAGGGGCCTCAGCCCTGGTGGAAGAACTCGCCGGCCTGCGCAGGCGGGCCGTGGCGGACCGGATGTTCGACCACGGCGACCCCGACCAGATCCCGTGCCACGGCATGTTCCTGACCAGCGCCGACGTGCGCGCCCTTCGCTCCGCCGGGGTACGCGCCGAGCCCGTACTGTGCGCCGCCGACGCCTGGATCCGTACCGAGGGCGGTGACTGGGACGGCTGGATGCGCACGCTGCCGTCCAAGCGCCGCGGCGAGCTGATCCGCCGGGACCAGCGGCGCTTCGATTCCGCGAACTACCACTTCATCGAGAAGCCGCTCTCGGAATGCTATGAAGAGGCGGCCCTGATGTCCCAGGGCACCCAGGCCCGCTACGGGCAGCCCGCGGATGTCTCGGTGCTCGCCGAGTCCCTGCGCGTCCAGGCCGAGACGATGGGCGAGGCGGCACGGGTGCTGATGTGCGGCCGAGAGGGCGAACCCCCCGTCGGGTTCCTGCTGTTCTACCGCTGGGGCGACGCGACCTTCCTCAAGGGCGCCGGATTCCACTACGACCAACTGGTCGGTGTCGCCGAGTACTTCAACCTCGTCTACTACGAGCCGGTCCGCGACGCGCTGCGCCATGGCAGGCGCTGGATGCACGCCGGCATCGCGTCGACCGACACCAAGGCGATGCGCGGCGCCGAGGTCCGCCCCCTGTGGATGCTCGATGTGTTCGGCGACGCCGCCCACAACGACGCCATCCGCGCCTACAACGCGGCCCAGCTGCGCGAACTCACCGAGTCCTCCACAGCGGTGGCCAAGGCAGTGGTCGAAGACGAGTGGTTGGAGTTCTGTTGA
- a CDS encoding MFS transporter — protein sequence MSRERAAPPGGWTIYAVRFLTYSTWGVLYPFFTVWLLDQDSFSTADCGLITGAAVLANRLGSLAFVRVLPPGSERASIIGSQLVMAAAAGLMCAMALLPVGSLIAWMLVSGIFGLAGSLATLAQLTLIVHQFGPEETRRAFSYENVALNAAGGLAPFVSSLAYAATGRYYVLAPIGFAVLAGLLATRLATGRVPVRETPGKAPDPAVLPRGMGALLGVNFLTHITYAQFYGVFAAYASPSLGARSVGLLFAFASVAIVVTQALVTRLCREAREPALIVGANLALGAGTILLVAPQGGMALMLLAVLAITIGEMLYGPVYQTLAVAVAGGRTSLAVGALTFVWGLAESLAVAAGLWLIGAGLGAATFLIGGGAALAVVVIVAVMHRSFAAMANTPVPVPAARRTADSTS from the coding sequence ATGAGTCGTGAGCGTGCGGCGCCGCCCGGCGGCTGGACGATCTACGCCGTCCGCTTCCTCACCTACAGCACATGGGGCGTTCTGTACCCCTTCTTCACGGTGTGGCTGCTGGACCAGGATTCCTTCTCGACCGCGGACTGCGGCCTGATCACCGGCGCCGCGGTCCTGGCGAACCGGCTCGGCTCCCTGGCATTCGTCCGCGTCCTGCCGCCGGGCAGCGAGCGGGCCTCCATCATCGGTTCGCAGCTCGTGATGGCTGCGGCAGCAGGCCTGATGTGTGCCATGGCGCTGCTCCCGGTCGGCTCGCTCATCGCCTGGATGCTGGTCTCGGGGATCTTCGGCCTCGCGGGTTCGCTGGCCACGCTCGCCCAACTCACGCTGATCGTGCACCAGTTCGGCCCGGAGGAGACCCGTCGGGCCTTCTCCTACGAGAACGTCGCACTCAACGCGGCCGGCGGCCTGGCCCCCTTCGTCTCCTCTCTGGCCTACGCCGCCACGGGCCGGTACTACGTGCTGGCCCCGATCGGGTTCGCCGTGCTCGCGGGGCTGCTGGCGACGCGCCTCGCGACGGGACGCGTGCCGGTGCGCGAGACGCCGGGGAAGGCGCCGGATCCCGCAGTTCTGCCCCGGGGCATGGGCGCCCTGCTGGGGGTCAACTTCCTGACCCACATCACGTACGCGCAGTTCTACGGCGTGTTCGCCGCCTACGCGAGCCCGAGCCTGGGAGCACGCAGCGTCGGCCTCCTGTTCGCCTTTGCCAGCGTCGCCATCGTGGTGACGCAGGCGCTGGTGACCCGGCTGTGCCGAGAGGCGCGCGAGCCCGCCCTCATCGTGGGCGCCAACCTGGCCCTGGGAGCCGGCACCATCCTGCTCGTGGCGCCGCAGGGCGGCATGGCGCTCATGCTTCTCGCCGTCCTCGCCATCACCATCGGCGAGATGCTCTACGGCCCGGTGTACCAGACGCTGGCCGTCGCGGTCGCGGGTGGACGTACGAGCCTGGCCGTCGGCGCCCTGACCTTCGTCTGGGGACTGGCCGAATCCCTCGCCGTGGCAGCGGGACTGTGGCTCATCGGGGCCGGCCTCGGCGCCGCGACGTTCTTGATCGGAGGCGGGGCGGCCCTGGCCGTCGTCGTGATCGTCGCCGTAATGCACCGCAGCTTCGCTGCCATGGCGAACACCCCCGTGCCCGTGCCCGCGGCCCGGCGCACCGCCGATTCCACTTCGTGA
- a CDS encoding aminotransferase class V-fold PLP-dependent enzyme, translating to MIDRTYSTRWRSYLNTAGSGLQSRETREAVADYLTLEGTIGSYFAERAYAELIQDGVYRSLAQLFNCPREAVAMSDSATRAWHSAVAGLTLTAGDTVWTTPYEWAGNLLFLKNAQRTAGFSIQEIPLTPDGDVDIEWCHQHISDRVALISVTHMPSCTGALTPLAPFSELVRDRRTLLVVDACQSVGQLPIDLTDTPVDLLTANGKKSLLGPRGTGFAVVSPRFLAAAEPVSVDVHTHAFAPGGGIRHLTGGATRLELGERSVSAFVGLDTALRQARSNDWDGMAGLSKDLRERARQIPGLRVHAPGTHHTGIICVTHERIGPEQLWHELCRAGVACWLIDGAHTPNYLLRNGISHAVRLAVGPRTTQQEIDYAIGVLEEIGSRRASVPAMAAPREKEWSA from the coding sequence ATGATCGACCGGACCTACTCGACGCGGTGGCGCTCGTACCTCAACACGGCCGGCTCCGGGCTGCAGAGCCGCGAAACCCGCGAGGCGGTGGCCGACTACCTCACGCTGGAAGGGACGATCGGCTCCTACTTCGCCGAACGTGCCTACGCGGAACTGATCCAGGACGGGGTGTACCGCAGCCTCGCGCAGCTGTTCAACTGTCCGCGGGAAGCCGTGGCGATGTCGGACTCCGCGACCCGCGCCTGGCACAGCGCCGTGGCCGGCCTGACCCTGACCGCAGGCGACACCGTGTGGACGACGCCGTACGAATGGGCCGGCAACCTCCTCTTTCTCAAGAACGCGCAGAGAACCGCGGGATTCTCGATCCAGGAGATACCACTCACCCCGGACGGGGACGTGGACATCGAATGGTGCCACCAGCACATCAGCGACCGGGTTGCCCTGATCTCGGTGACACACATGCCCTCCTGCACGGGGGCCCTCACCCCGCTGGCCCCCTTCTCGGAACTCGTCCGTGACCGGCGCACGCTGCTGGTCGTCGACGCCTGCCAGTCGGTCGGGCAGCTCCCCATCGACCTGACGGACACGCCCGTCGACCTGCTGACGGCGAACGGCAAGAAGTCGCTGCTCGGGCCGCGCGGCACAGGCTTCGCGGTGGTGTCCCCCCGCTTCCTCGCGGCAGCCGAGCCGGTCAGCGTCGACGTGCACACCCACGCGTTCGCACCCGGCGGCGGCATCCGTCACCTCACCGGCGGCGCGACCAGGTTGGAGCTCGGTGAGCGAAGCGTGTCGGCCTTCGTCGGGCTCGACACCGCCCTGCGGCAGGCCCGGTCCAATGACTGGGACGGGATGGCCGGTCTGTCGAAAGACCTGCGCGAGCGGGCCCGGCAGATCCCGGGGCTGCGCGTGCACGCTCCGGGCACCCACCACACCGGCATCATCTGCGTCACCCACGAGCGCATCGGGCCCGAGCAGCTGTGGCACGAGCTGTGCCGGGCGGGTGTCGCCTGCTGGCTCATCGACGGCGCACACACCCCCAACTACCTCCTGCGCAACGGTATTTCGCACGCGGTGCGGCTGGCTGTGGGACCACGCACGACGCAGCAGGAGATCGACTACGCGATCGGCGTCCTGGAAGAGATCGGCAGCCGCCGGGCCTCCGTGCCCGCCATGGCAGCCCCGCGGGAGAAGGAGTGGTCAGCGTGA